One window of Zerene cesonia ecotype Mississippi unplaced genomic scaffold, Zerene_cesonia_1.1 Zces_u006, whole genome shotgun sequence genomic DNA carries:
- the LOC119838903 gene encoding V-type proton ATPase subunit S1, with amino-acid sequence MAFSRLVLSFLVLSVASSFASVSVPVFLWGDLAKPSIKSNPLSEVSELEFEDVLKSQLNNDPFTVVFIDETLSVEDLSRKNSEGETPFPYLHANIGDAVYLPSVKNALDVLNKFSDSNKADHVTLTENGLSAEIEKDSGKFLFITLKDAREGESRADMLRRHNDFMEEMFTKLQKNYDNVVSVYTGRFPSWTVPEAHSRVRRQAAPATYQNPELNGLRFYTKNIIITSKSGVTHLHGITASNSVIDAMAMNTTLDFGGNQSIVLYFTQKQGYWFMDSITYSQSQPTFTEELAGQSEVYALMGFSYRCGQNATFNSGNDTNQMSLTFQDLKVQPFFKDTNSSDTPPFGDSFNCVGFFSVPIWSGLFVVFILLAITFYGIMMMMDIRTMDRFDDPKGKTITINAAE; translated from the exons ATGGCGTTTAGCCGTTTAGTGTTATCTTTTTTAGTGTTAAGTGTCGCATCTAGCTTTGCATCGGTGAGTGTGCCTGTATTCCTGTGGGGGGATCTCGCCAAACCCTCGATAAAATCAAACCCTCTATCAGAGGTTTCCGAACTCGAATTCGAAGATGTGCTGAAAAGCCAATTGAACAACGACCCGTTTACGGTTGTTTTCATAGACGAGACCCTTTCCGTCGAGGATCTATCTCGCAAAAATTCCGAAGGCGAAACACCGTTTCCCTATTTGCATGCTAACATCGGTGATGCCGTCTACTTACCGTCCGTTAAGAATGCCTTGGATGTCCTCAACAAGTTCTCCGACTCCAACAAAGCTGATCATGTGACGTTGACCGAGAACGGCTTGTCCGCCGAAATCGAGAAGGATAGCGGGAAATTCCTCTTTATAACCCTCAAGGACGCTCGCGAAGGTGAATCTAGAGCTGATATGTTGCGCCGCCACAATGATTTCATGGAGGAAATGTTCACAAAACTGCAAAAGAATTACGACAACGTTGTGTCGGTGTACACAGGCCGTTTTCCTTCATGGACTGTCCCTGAAGCACACTCCCGTGTGCGCCGTCAAGCTGCCCCAGCTACCTACCAAAACCCCGAGCTGAACGGCCTACGTTTCTACACCAAGAACATCATCATCACCTCCAAATCTGGTGTTACCCATTTACACGGCATCACCGCCAGCAACTCTGTCATTGATGCTATGGCTATGAACACAACCTTGGATTTCGGAGGCAATCAatctattgttttgtatttcacACAGAAGCAAGGATACTGGTTTATGG ACTCGATTACATACAGCCAGAGTCAACCGACCTTCACAGAGGAGCTGGCGGGACAGTCTGAAGTGTATGCGCTGATGGGATTCTCATACCGTTGCGGACAGAACGCCACCTTTAACAGCGGCAATGATACCAATCAAATGTCACTCACCTTCCAAGATTTGAAG GTACAACCATTCTTCAAGGACACAAACTCGAGCGACACACCGCCATTCGGTGATTCCTTCAACTGTGTCGGCTTCTTCTCCGTTCCCATCTGGTCTGGTCTCTTTGTAGTGTTCATCCTTCTCGCCATCACCTTCTACGGcatcatgatgatgatggacATCAGAACGATGGACCGCTTCGACGACCCCAAGGGCAAAACAATCACCATCAACGCAGCCGAATAG